From the genome of Falco peregrinus isolate bFalPer1 chromosome W, bFalPer1.pri, whole genome shotgun sequence, one region includes:
- the LOC129783028 gene encoding transitional endoplasmic reticulum ATPase, producing the protein MASGSDSKVDDLSTAILKQKNRPNRLIVDEAINEDNSVVSLSQAKMDELQLFRGDTVLLKGKKRREAVCIVLSDDTCSDEKIRMNRVVRNNLRVRLGDVISIQPCPDVKYGKRIHVLPIDDTVEGITGNLFEVYLKPYFLEAYRPIRKGDIFLVRGGMRAVEFKVVETDPSPYCIVAPDTVIHCEGEPIKREDEEESLNEVGYDDIGGCRKQLAQIKEMVELPLRHPALFKAIGVKPPRGILLYGPPGTGKTLIARAVANETGAFFFLINGPEIMSKLAGESESNLRKAFEEAEKNAPAIIFIDELDAIAPKREKTHGEVERRIVSQLLTLMDGLKQRAHVIVMAATNRPNSIDPALRRFGRFDREVDIGIPDATGRLEILQIHTKNMKLADDVDLEQVANETHGHVGADLAALCSEAALQAIRKKMDLIDLEDETIDAEVMNSLAVTMDDFRWALSQSNPSALRETVVEVPQVTWEDIGGLEDVKRELQELVQYPVEHPDKFLKFGMTPSKGVLFYGPPGCGKTLLAKAIANECQANFISIKGPELLTMWFGESEANVREIFDKARQAAPCVLFFDELDSIAKARGGNIGDGGGAADRVINQILTEMDGMSTKKNVFIIGATNRPDIIDPAILRPGRLDQLIYIPLPDEKSRVAILKANLRKSPVAKDVDLDFLAKMTNGFSGADLTEICQRACKLAIRESIESEIRRERERQTNPSAMEVEEDDPVPEIRRDHFEEAMRFARRSVSDNDIRKYEMFAQTLQQSRGFGSFRFPSGNQGGAGPSQGTGGGSGGNVYSEDNDDDLYG; encoded by the exons TTCCAAAGTAGATGACTTATCAACTGCTATTCTGAAGCAGAAGAACAGGCCCAATCGGTTAATTGTTGATGAAGCCATCAATGAAGACAACAGTGTTGTGTCACTCTCCCAG GCAAAAATGGATGAATTGCAACTGTTCAGAGGAGACACTGTTCtgctaaaaggaaagaaaaggagagaagcagtCTGCATTGTTCTGTCAGACGATACCTGCTCAGATGAGAAGATTCGCATGAATAGAGTTGTTCGCAACAACCTGAGAGTGCGCCTGGGTGATGTGATCAG cATTCAGCCTTGCCCAGATGTGAAATATGGCAAACGTATTCATGTGTTGCCAATTGATGACACAGTAGAAGGGATCACAGGGAATCTGTTTGAGGTCTATCTCAAGCCGTACTTCCTGGAAGCATACAGACCCATCAGGAAAG GTGACATCTTCCTGGTGCGTGGAGGGATGCGTGCAGTGGAGTTCAAAGTGGTGGAGACAGATCCAAGTCCTTACTGCATAGTGGCTCCAGACACAGTGATCCATTGTGAAGGAGAGCCCATCAAACGAGAG GATGAAGAAGAGTCACTGAATGAAGTGGGCTATGATGACATTGGTGGCTGCCGGAAGCAGCTGGCTCAAATCAAAGAGATGGTGGAACTTCCCCTCCGACACCCCGCGCTCTTCAAGGCCATAGGGGTGAAG CCTCCACGTGGGATTCTGCTGTATGGTCCTCCTGGCACTGGTAAAACACTGATTGCCCGAGCAGTGGCCAATGAAACAGgggctttcttcttcctgatcAATG GTCCTGAGATCATGAGCAAGCTGGCTGGCGAGTCTGAGAGCAACCTGAGGAAAGCCTttgaagaagcagagaagaatgCTCCTGCTATCATCTTCATTGATGAACTGGATGCCATTGCTCCCAAGAGAGAGAAG ACACATGGAGAGGTGGAACGTCGCATAGTATCTCAGCTGTTGACTCTTATGGACGGACTGAAACAGAGAGCACATGTGATAGTTATGGCAGCTACCAACAGACCTAACAGCATTGACCCAGCACTCAGGCGATTTG GTCGTTTTGACAGAGAGGTAGATATTGGTATCCCAGATGCCACCGGACGCCTGGAGATCCTGCAGATCCACacaaaaaatatgaaactgGCGGATGATGTGGATCTGGAACAG GTGGCAAATGAGACCCATGGCCATGTTGGTGCTGACTTGGCTGCTCTTTGCTCAGAAGCTGCTCTTCAGGCTATCAGAAAGAAGATGGATCTCATAGACCTAGAAGATGAAACCATCGATGCTGAAGTGATGAACTCACTGGCTGTGACCATGGATGACTTCAGG TGGGCTCTGAGCCAGAGCAACCCGTCTGCTCTTCGGGAGACTGTAGTGGAGGTGCCACAAGTTACCTGGGAAGATATTGGTGGTCTAGAAGATGTAAAGAGAGAACTCCAGGAACTTGTACAG TATCCTGTGGAGCACCCAGACAAGTTCCTAAAATTTGGCATGACCCCATCAAAAGGGGTTCTGTTCTATGGGCCACCCGGTTGTGGTAAGACACTGCTTGCCAAAGCCATTGCCAACGAATGCCAGGCAAACTTCATTTCCATCAAGGGGCCAGAATTGCTCACCATGTGGTTTGGTGAGTCTGAAGCCAATGTGCGTGAGATCTTTGATAAG GCCCGCCAAGCAGCCCCTTGTGTGCTCTTTTTTGATGAGCTAGACTCCATTGCAAAGGCTCGAGGTGGGAATATCGGagatggtggtggtgctgcAGATCGTGTCATCAACCAGATCCTGACAGAGATGGATGGCATGTCCACCAAGAAAAACGTCTTCATCATTGGTGCCACCAACAGGCCAGACATCATTGACCCAGCCATCTTGCGCCCTGGCCGCCTGGATCAACTCATCTACATCCCCCTGCCTGATGAGAAGTCCCGGGTTGCTATTCTTAAGGCCAACCTGAGGAAATCACCAGTTGCCAAG GATGTCGACCTGGATTTCCTAGCTAAGATGACCAATGGCTTTTCGGGGGCTGACCTGACAGAAATTTGCCAGCGTGCCTGCAAACTGGCCATCCGTGAGTCTATTGAGAGTGAGATCAGGCGAGAACGAGAGAGGCAGACCAATCCTTCCGCCATG GAAGTGGAGGAGGATGACCCAGTTCCTGAGATACGCAGGGATCACTTTGAGGAGGCCATGCGCTTTGCTCGACGCTCTGTCAGTGACAATGACATCAGGAAATACGAGATGTTTGCGCAGACTCTACAGCAGAGCCGTGGCTTTGGCAGTTTCAG GTTCCCATCAGGTAACCAGGGTGGTGCTGGTCCGAGCCAAGGCACAGGAGGTGGCAGCGGGGGCAACGTGTACAGTGAAGACAATGACGATGATCTCTACGGTTAA